The window GCGTTTCGGTTACTTTACATTGTCTTTTCAATCAATAAGGGCTTTGTGTTATCGGTACTAGTGCTttcaaaatgtattttcttccttttctgtATTCTCTTATAAACacgaagtcatcaataaaacctttagctaATATTCctcatttaattttctctctcttgttctttgtgttcatctagatcgagtgtgtgcgttgttgtgtgatcctaacaTGTAGATGGTACCATCTCTTTNAATTCTCTTTTACTCTACATACGTGAAATCATCAGtagaaaaattcttttagccagagttctccttgcactcttctctatcctgttctttgtgttcatctagatctagcgtgtgcgttgttgtacGATCCTAACATGTAGATGGTAGAGGAAGTAATAGTGTTAGAGGTAGCTATACTAGTAGTAGTAGTAATTAAGGGTATTATTATTGTATGAGTACTCGTTAGTAGTAGGAATAGCAGTAACGACATTATTATAGTAGTCGAGATTAGTATATTGGTATAAgagtccaagtccaccactagcagatattgttcgctttggcccattacatattgGCGTCTGCCTCACAGTTTTAgaacgcgtttactagggagaggtttctacgcccttataagaaatagtTCATTCCCCCtgtccaaccaatgtgagatctcacaattcaccccctcgagagcccagcgttcttgctagcaaaccacctcgtgtctagctctgatactatttgtaatagcccaagtccactgctagtaaatattattcgctttggcccattacgtatcgacGTCTccctcacggttttagaacgtgactaatagggagaggtttctaaaCCGTGACCCGTTGTTGTTTGAGTTTATTGTGAGCATCCACTACGTTTCGAACCAGAACTAACAATCGTGAGAGTACTATATTCTCCTTTGCATGCTACAGTTAGGGTGGATATCATTATCTCGGCTTTCTTCTCGAGCTTCTCGACCGTCTCGTTTTTTGTAACTACAAGATAACCACTATAAGCATGAGTTATAAAGCTCTCATATAAACCTCCTTAGAAGTTGAATATATAATAGGATGATGAAGCTTAAACATAAGAAATCTTTTGCATGGTTATGAACTTTACGCATACATTCGAACTCATGATTGGTTTTCAGTACGTATTTCGAGTTCAGAGCAGTTGTATTTGTAAATACGTACATATATACGTATATACACGGTACGGATAGCATAACTGAcattaattacataatttttaCAGGGTCCTATCCGGACAGAGGAAAAAAGTTAAGCAACGTAAAGGCCATGCTAGATATGGTGTAAGACCAACTGCTAATCTCGTATGGTTCAGTGATTTGTAAGccaaaaataagaaaggagaagaataTCATTGGTTCTGAGATTCACTCTCTATTTCTAGAGCCAATTCTCGGGTTAGCCTATCAGCTCGCTCGTCGTGTCCACCGGCGAAGGTGTAAACTCGGTATGCGAATTGAAACGCTTTCCATAGCATCTTAGAACTTGCAGTGCTCTTATTATCGGGTTTGGCTCCATTTTTTGCCTTCTCCTCTGCTGCTGCCTTCAACTCTCTTGCTTCCTTTATCAACCACAGAAATGAAATtagttcatttttttacttttttaagtGCCAAAGTTTCAGTGAGAGCACCTTCAAAGCCAACTCCATGCAGCTGGAAGAGAGGTCCACCATTGATTCCTTGATCCGTATCAACACGTTGAAGTCGAATTGAATACCGTGACTCTTGAATCTCTTTGCTTCGTCATCCTTGGTTCGTTCAAGTGCATCGAGATCTCCTTTGATCTGTATGTTTATAGCAGAGTcaaaatgtgagatcctacatcggttggggaggagaattaaacattatttataagggtgtggaaacaactccctagcaaacgtgttttaaaaactttgaggggaagcccgaaagggaaagcccaaagaggacaatatctattagcggtgggcttgagtcgttacaaatggtatcagagccaaaaaccaggcgatgtgctagAGAGGAGGCTGGAGGTGGACacaagcggtgtgccagcaaggacgttggatctcgaagagggtggattggggtcccacattgattggagaagggaatgagtgcccgcgaggatgctgggtcccgaagggagatggattgtgagatctcacatcggttgggggaggagaatgaaacattctttataagggtgtggaaacctctccctagtagatgcgttttaaaaaccttgagggaaaacccaaaagggaatgcccaaagaggacaatatttgttaccggtggggttgggctgttacaaatggtattagagcaagaaaccgggtgatgtgctagagaggaggctgagccccaaagggggtggacacgaggtggtgtgctagcatGGACGTTGGtccccgaaggaggtggattgggggtcccacattgattggagaagggaacgagtgccagcaggacgctgggtcctaaaggggggtggattgtgggatcccacgtcggttgggtaggataacgaaacattttttataagagtgtggaaacctttccctagcagacaaaATCTGCTAACGGtcggtttgggctattacaaatggtatcaaagccagaaaccgggcaatgtgccagagaggaggctgagccctaaaggaggtggacataggcgatgtgccagcaaggacgttgggtctcgaagggggtgaattgggagtgccagcgaggatgctaggtcctgaaggggggtggattgtgagatcccacatcggttggaagtagaacaaaacattttttataagagtctggaaacctctccctaacagacacatttAAAaacccttgaagggaagcataaagaagacaatatctgctaacggtaaGCATGGGTGTTACACAGAAGTAATGGTTCATACAATATCTCAAGCACTTTTCTAAAAGAGAAACTcgttaaaaattataaatttaatcttatatCAATACTTTAAAGACTACCTTAGAGAAGTAGTTTTCGATTCGATCGAGAAGCTGTCCCGCAGGCGAAACGATCTTCCAATTCTGTAACTGATTGACAATTGCATCTAACTTTAAGTATAACGCTGCTGCCGTCCTTAAATTTTCCAACTTCTTACAGGGAAATCCTTCAAACCTTGCTAGTACCTTCAACAATGAGAAAGTGCATCCTATTCTTTTGAATAACACTTTGAAAGCAACAATTATAAACATGGCAACCCACAATTCTTACAAACCTGTGATTCATCAGTTAAATTCTCCAGGACAGACTCCACGCTCCGGTGGAAATCGATCAGCTCGTTCATGTCCGATGACTGGAAAGTTGAAATTTTCGGTTTAAGCTGGTTGATTGCTTTTGCGTGGTTTTTAAcatcttcttcaatttgttgGAAGTATGCTGATCTGAAACATCCCAAAAGAGACAACATTTGTGTTAAGCTTCATGTTTCAGTGTTCTGTTTCTTTAAGATGTTTGTTAGTGTATGTATGCTATAGTACATTACCTTTTTGTCATCTCCGCCAATGCATCAGCCATTCCTTGTTTTCCTCCGGCACTGCTACCACCACTGCCTTTTTTCCCACCAGATCCCCTAAGATTTTGATTGGATCCCTCCACCTTCCCTTTGAGTGTCCGGTACAGATTTCCCAACTGATGAGACCTCTTCAGTCTAGTAGCGGCTTTCTTGGAGCGCAGGGATCGAGCTGCACCACCGGGAGGGGGAGGTGGTGCACCCATGCCACCACCTTGGGGCATTGGAGGTGGGGGTGCTAGAGCTGCACCCCCTTTTGAGGGCGCCATCGGTGGAGGTGGGGGTGCTAGAGCTGCACCCCCTTTTGAGGGCGCCATTGGTGGAGGTGGGGGTGCTAGAGCTGCACCGCCTTGTAAGGACGCCATCGGTGGAGGTGGTGGTACAGCTCCTCTAGCATTTGATGGTGATGGTGGGGGTGGGGGTGGCACAGCTGCAGCTGCACCCCCATGTAAGGGCGCCATCGGTGGAGGTGGTGGTATAGCTCCTCCAGCATTTGATGGTGATGGTGGGGGTGGGGGTGGCACATCCAAAGTTATCTGTGTTCCTACTCCCTTCGACGGTGGAGGAGGCGGAGGAGGTATCATAGGAGCTGCTGCATTTGGGACTACCTTGATCTGAGGcaatggtggtggaggagctAGGTGTGGAAGTTGTTGAGACAGTACTGCATTTTGCTGCATCATtggtggcggtggtggtggcggcggtAATGCTGACGGTGTCGGTAGTTGGAGGACGACTGCAGAGGGTTCCGGAGCATGTACAGGATGAGGCAACACCGGGGGTAGAGGTGGTGATGGTAATTCTGGTGCAGGCATCTCTTCAACAGTTGCAGCAGCTTGGGAATCTATATCATTAGCTCTCTCAGTAAGTTCCTTTTGGCTAGCTGCCCTGCTTAATATCAACTTCTCTTCTTTGATATCGCTcacttccatttcttcatatCTATCAGCCTTTTGGCTAGCCACCCTGCTCAAATCCTTCTCTTCTATGGCAACACTGACTTCCATATCTTCATTTCTATGAGTCTTTTGGCTAGCCACACTGCTCGAATCGCTCTCTTCTTCGGCAACACGGACTTGGATATCTTCATTTCTATCAGCCTGTTGGCTAGCCACTCTGCTCGAATCGTTCTCTTCTTCGGCGACACAGACTTGGATATCTTCATTTCTATCAGTCTGTTGGCTAGCCACCCTGCTCGAATCGTTCTCTTCTTCGGCAACACGGACTTCCATATCTTCATTGCTATCAGCCTGTCGGCTAGCCACCCTGCTCAAAACGTTCTCTTCTTCGGCAACACGGACTTCCGTATCTTCATTGCTATCAGCCGGTTGGCTAGCCACCCTGCTCGAATCGTTCTCTTCTTTAGCAACACTcacttccatttcttcatttctatCAGCCTTTTGGCTTGCTACCCTGCTCAAatccttctcttctttggCATCAGCCTTTTTAGAGGAGATGAGCTTATCATCCACAGCAGTCATTGATTCCTCAACGATCGCCACTCTATTCGGGGCGGGGCAGACGTTTACTCCATAATGACATAACTTGGGGAGCAA is drawn from Cucurbita pepo subsp. pepo cultivar mu-cu-16 chromosome LG09, ASM280686v2, whole genome shotgun sequence and contains these coding sequences:
- the LOC111802439 gene encoding uncharacterized protein At4g04980-like isoform X1 → MATGGWCGLGPLLFRKKAYGLESHSSLSLSICPFGNWVCLNKTMRSSSYALSKKYSKKSKLSKVVRRKKSSRCKDNFVQVMELRKKILVLRDIIDLPSLEASASINELVVGTMEDLQKLYPEIISDIQYSEMKETCIEQSLSYFCTALKSIGDSWMMNHEWKDKSKYNLKSCQENSSFNEIVESVLAIIDCVVSMANERFDVMDDYVNAKESSYSRTSSFGKSTSSNESCSETNSSCCSSPETPTSVLTNIRNSLRKSYEKEKISCSSPLLWSLRVQAVEKLNPIDIKHLLLPKLCHYGVNVCPAPNRVAIVEESMTAVDDKLISSKKADAKEEKDLSRVASQKADRNEEMEVSVAKEENDSSRVASQPADSNEDTEVRVAEEENVLSRVASRQADSNEDMEVRVAEEENDSSRVASQQTDRNEDIQVCVAEEENDSSRVASQQADRNEDIQVRVAEEESDSSSVASQKTHRNEDMEVSVAIEEKDLSRVASQKADRYEEMEVSDIKEEKLILSRAASQKELTERANDIDSQAAATVEEMPAPELPSPPLPPVLPHPVHAPEPSAVVLQLPTPSALPPPPPPPPMMQQNAVLSQQLPHLAPPPPLPQIKVVPNAAAPMIPPPPPPPSKGVGTQITLDVPPPPPPSPSNAGGAIPPPPPMAPLHGGAAAAVPPPPPPSPSNARGAVPPPPPMASLQGGAALAPPPPPMAPSKGGAALAPPPPPMAPSKGGAALAPPPPMPQGGGMGAPPPPPGGAARSLRSKKAATRLKRSHQLGNLYRTLKGKVEGSNQNLRGSGGKKGSGGSSAGGKQGMADALAEMTKRSAYFQQIEEDVKNHAKAINQLKPKISTFQSSDMNELIDFHRSVESVLENLTDESQVLARFEGFPCKKLENLRTAAALYLKLDAIVNQLQNWKIVSPAGQLLDRIENYFSKIKGDLDALERTKDDEAKRFKSHGIQFDFNVLIRIKESMVDLSSSCMELALKEARELKAAAEEKAKNGAKPDNKSTASSKMLWKAFQFAYRVYTFAGGHDERADRLTRELALEIESESQNQ
- the LOC111802439 gene encoding uncharacterized protein At4g04980-like isoform X2, with amino-acid sequence MATGGWCGLGPLLFRKKAYGLETMRSSSYALSKKYSKKSKLSKVVRRKKSSRCKDNFVQVMELRKKILVLRDIIDLPSLEASASINELVVGTMEDLQKLYPEIISDIQYSEMKETCIEQSLSYFCTALKSIGDSWMMNHEWKDKSKYNLKSCQENSSFNEIVESVLAIIDCVVSMANERFDVMDDYVNAKESSYSRTSSFGKSTSSNESCSETNSSCCSSPETPTSVLTNIRNSLRKSYEKEKISCSSPLLWSLRVQAVEKLNPIDIKHLLLPKLCHYGVNVCPAPNRVAIVEESMTAVDDKLISSKKADAKEEKDLSRVASQKADRNEEMEVSVAKEENDSSRVASQPADSNEDTEVRVAEEENVLSRVASRQADSNEDMEVRVAEEENDSSRVASQQTDRNEDIQVCVAEEENDSSRVASQQADRNEDIQVRVAEEESDSSSVASQKTHRNEDMEVSVAIEEKDLSRVASQKADRYEEMEVSDIKEEKLILSRAASQKELTERANDIDSQAAATVEEMPAPELPSPPLPPVLPHPVHAPEPSAVVLQLPTPSALPPPPPPPPMMQQNAVLSQQLPHLAPPPPLPQIKVVPNAAAPMIPPPPPPPSKGVGTQITLDVPPPPPPSPSNAGGAIPPPPPMAPLHGGAAAAVPPPPPPSPSNARGAVPPPPPMASLQGGAALAPPPPPMAPSKGGAALAPPPPPMAPSKGGAALAPPPPMPQGGGMGAPPPPPGGAARSLRSKKAATRLKRSHQLGNLYRTLKGKVEGSNQNLRGSGGKKGSGGSSAGGKQGMADALAEMTKRSAYFQQIEEDVKNHAKAINQLKPKISTFQSSDMNELIDFHRSVESVLENLTDESQVLARFEGFPCKKLENLRTAAALYLKLDAIVNQLQNWKIVSPAGQLLDRIENYFSKIKGDLDALERTKDDEAKRFKSHGIQFDFNVLIRIKESMVDLSSSCMELALKEARELKAAAEEKAKNGAKPDNKSTASSKMLWKAFQFAYRVYTFAGGHDERADRLTRELALEIESESQNQ